The DNA sequence TGGCTTCCGGCACGCTGCTGGCGCTGGCCCTCGCTTTTATTCTGGTGCCGCTCATGCGCGGGGCCCGGCGAGGAGCGAGCACCGATCGTTCCGCCGTCAACGTGGCGGTCTACCGGGACCACCTGGCCGAGCTGGACCGCGACCGGGCAAGTGGCTTGTTGACCGATGCCCAGTACCAGGGGGCGTTGGACGAGCTCAAGCGCCGCATGCTCCAGGACTTGGAGGGCGCAGCATCTGCGGGCGGGGAGGCGCGGATGGGCTTCGGATTGCGGCTCGCGGTTCCCCTGGCCTTGGCCATCGTCGTTCCGGTGACAGCGGCACTGCTTTACCTCCAGCTCGGCAGTCCCGAGGCGCTGCGCGTGTCGGCGCCGGAAGGGGGATGGGCGGCCTCTCCTCCCGCAGACGTGGAAACCATGGTGGCGCGCCTGGCGGAGCGGCTCGAAGAGCATCCCGATGATTCCAAGGGTTGGGCCCTGCTCGGCCGCTCTTATGCCGCCCTTGGACGGTTCGAGCAAGCCACTGCGGCGCTGGAGCGCGCAAGGACGTTGAGCCCCCGCGACGCCCAGATCCTGGCCGACCTCGCCGACGCCCTGGCCATGACCCAGGGACAGTCTCTCCGGGGACGGCCTACGGAGCTTCTCCGACAGGCGCTGGAAGCCAACCCCAACCATGCCAAGTCCCTGGCCCTCGCCGGTGCAGCGGCTTTCGAGCGCGGCGACTACGCAGCCGCGGTGCGCCACTGGGAGCGGCTGGCGGCCCAGCTCGAGCCTGGCTCCGAGCTTGCCCGGCAGGTGGAGAGCAGCCTTTCCGAGGCCCGGCGCCGGGCCTCGGAGACGGTCGCCGTCGGCGGAGGCGGCGCTTCGGTCGCAGGCGCGTCCAGCGCCCGGGTGACGGGTGTGGCCACCCTCAGCCCGGCACTGGCGGGACGGGTGGCGCCCGGCGACACGCTTTTCGTCTACGCCCGTGCCGTCGACGGGCCGCCCATGCCCATCGCCATCCTGCGGGCAAAGGCTTCGGAGCTTCCGCTCACCTTCACGCTGGACGATAGCATGGGCGTCGTGCCCGGCATTTCGCTTTCCAGTTTTCCGCAGGTGATGGTGGTCGCGCGGGTTTCGAAAACTGGAGACGCCAGGCTCCGAAGCGGTGATCTCGTGGGCAGCGCAGGACCGGTTCCGCTGGGCGCGCGCGATGTACGGGTGGTCATTGATCAAGTGGCGCCCTAAGACCGCCGGTCCTGCCCTGACCGGACAACGCGC is a window from the Pelomicrobium methylotrophicum genome containing:
- the ccmI gene encoding c-type cytochrome biogenesis protein CcmI, whose product is MTLFLVASGTLLALALAFILVPLMRGARRGASTDRSAVNVAVYRDHLAELDRDRASGLLTDAQYQGALDELKRRMLQDLEGAASAGGEARMGFGLRLAVPLALAIVVPVTAALLYLQLGSPEALRVSAPEGGWAASPPADVETMVARLAERLEEHPDDSKGWALLGRSYAALGRFEQATAALERARTLSPRDAQILADLADALAMTQGQSLRGRPTELLRQALEANPNHAKSLALAGAAAFERGDYAAAVRHWERLAAQLEPGSELARQVESSLSEARRRASETVAVGGGGASVAGASSARVTGVATLSPALAGRVAPGDTLFVYARAVDGPPMPIAILRAKASELPLTFTLDDSMGVVPGISLSSFPQVMVVARVSKTGDARLRSGDLVGSAGPVPLGARDVRVVIDQVAP